One window of Salvelinus fontinalis isolate EN_2023a chromosome 19, ASM2944872v1, whole genome shotgun sequence genomic DNA carries:
- the LOC129816228 gene encoding protocadherin-8-like has protein sequence MMCGILTGWHGWFFGLQMLCFSLAESEGNPLKYQTNEEGSPGTVIGNLAKDMSLSPSFGSNTNFRMMKQFNDSFIRVRESDGELSVGERIDRERICRHTLQCLITFDVVSFSKERYKLIHVEVEVKDINDNSPEFPNKESTVEISENADVGFRIHLDPAEDADIGSNYIQSYQISVNSHFSIDVLLRADGVKYAELVLMKELDRETQSSYAVELIATDGGNPYRSGSTKITIKVTDFNDNRPVFDQNNFSVTLPENAQVGFVLLDLNAVDPDEGLNGEVGYGFGKQVSAEIRELFEVDSKSGRVRLKNPVDFETKKTYELDVQATDLGSNPTPAVCKIIIHIKDVNDNAPEISITPMTSISTGIAYISETADKDSLVALISTSDRDSGVNSQVHCTLYGHDHFKLQQAYEDSYMIVTAAFLDREKISEYNLTVMAEDFGSPPLRKITQYTIRLSDENDNAPHFTKPIYEVSVVENNAPGAYITTVEARDADLGTNGKITYRLLDSVIMGSPVNTFVSINAISGSIYALRSFNYEVMKHLEVHIQASDEGSPQLQSSAIIILKILDQNDNAPSIIEPILIKGSAEIFLPKDAPAGYVVTQIKATDAEEGINAQMSYKITEGGHLGFSINKVTGKLHVTHELNYDLSETLRVLVAVNDNGTPSLTSTATIHLTLIEGTPPSVPAMVQNDSVEVFEWDIAIIIVLSGSCSLLLLAIILITTTCSRRKREKREAGYSENEDMPHVEKGESRQIDSLITNHKSNVFDVHPFPEKAPLASSNTIKTAPDDGRQEKECVFDNRIMEGKLEGYSTLPGYRKETLRPITIWKGNSFTTISARDPQFSGKDSGKGDSDFNDSDSDISGDGHKKDSPPINSLWACTSECKILGHSDRCWSPSATRANTSLSHGPHLSTFSKTASLPRNTLQRDAYYQQAHLPKINGLQSVYEKVQHQELDYILVCPPTPARILETDEISLPEYGQS, from the exons ATGATGTGTGGCATTTTAACAGGTTGGCATGGGTGGTTTTTTGGATTACAAATGTTATGTTTTTCACTGGCTGAGTCTGAGGGAAATCCTCTGAAATACCAGACCAATGAGGAGGGAAGTCCAGGAACAGTGATCGGTAACCTGGCCAAGGACATGTCCTTGAGTCCCTCTTTTGGCTCCAATACTAATTTCAGGATGATGAAACAATTCAACGATTCTTTTATCCGGGTGAGAGAAAGCGACGGGGAGCTTTCTGTTGGGGAGAggattgacagagagagaatctGCAGGCACACTTTACAGTGTCTCATCACTTTTGATGTTGTCAGTTTTTCAAAAGAGAGGTACAAATTGATCCATGTCGAGGTGGAGGTAAAAGACATCAATGATAACTCTCCGGAGTTTCCAAACAAGGAATCTACAGTTGAGATCTCTGAAAATGCCGATGTGGGGTTCCGTATTCATTTGGACCCAGCCGAGGACGCAGATATCGGTTCAAACTACATCCAAAGCTATCAAATTTCTGTCAACAGTCATTTTTCAATTGATGTGCTTTTGAGAGCAGATGGGGTTAAATATGCGGAGTTGGTGCTAATGAaagagctagacagagagacTCAGTCATCTTATGCGGTGGAGCTTATTGCCACAGACGGAGGAAACCCTTATAGGTCGGGTTCAACGAAAATAACAATTAAAGTGACAGACTTTAATGACAACCGTCCTGTTTTTGACCAGAATAATTTCTCTGTAACTTTGCCTGAGAACGCACAGGTTGGATTCGTTTTATTGGACTTAAATGCAGTTGATCCAGATGAGGGTTTAAATGGAGAGGTGGGCTATGGGTTCGGAAAACAGGTTTCTGCAGAAATCAGAGAACTTTTCGAAGTCGACAGTAAATCCGGGCGCGTGAGGCTTAAGAACCCAGTGGATTTTGAGACCAAGAAAACATATGAATTAGACGTGCAGGCGACTGATCTAGGATCTAACCCGACCCCCGCCGTCTGTAAAATAATAATTCATATCAAAGACGTTAATGACAATGCCCCAGAAATCAGTATTACGCCAATGACCTCCATCTCAACAGGCATCGCATATATCAGCGAGACAGCAGACAAGGACAGCCTAGTGGCGCTGATCAGCACCTCGGACAGGGACTCGGGCGTCAATAGCCAGGTCCACTGCACTTTATATGGGCACGATCATTTCAAACTTCAACAGGCTTATGAGGACAGCTACATGATTGTCACCGCAGCATTCCTAGACAGGGAGAAGATTAGTGAGTACAATTTAACAGTGATGGCTGAAGATTTTGGGTCACCTCCATTGAGAAAAATCACACAATACACCATCAGGCTAAGCGACGAGAATGACAACGCCCCACACTTTACTAAGCCTATCTATGAAGTTTCTGTGGTGGAAAATAATGCACCAGGGGCATATATAACCACGGTTGAAGCCAGAGATGCAGACTTGGGAACTAATGGCAAAATTACATACAGACTtttagacagtgttataatgggaTCACCTGTCAACACGTTTGTATCTATAAATGCAATCTCTGGTTCAATATATGCACTGAGAAGCTTCAACTATGAAGTCATGAAACATCTGGAGGTACACATCCAGGCAAGCGATGAGGGGTCACCCCAGCTTCAGAGCAGTGCCATCATCATTCTAAAAATATTGGATCAGAATGACAACGCTCCGTCTATCATAGAGCCCATCCTTATTAAGGGATCAGCTGAGATTTTCCTGCCCAAAGACGCACCTGCAGGTTATGTTGTCACCCAGATAAAGGCCACGGATGCTGAAGAAGGCATTAACGCGCAGATGTCCTACAAAATCACTGAGGGGGGACACTTGGGTTTCTCTATCAATAAGGTTACTGGGAAGTTACATGTGACTCATGAGCTGAACTATGATCTGTCTGAAACACTGAGAGTCCTAGTGGCTGTCAATGACAATGGGACACCTTCTCTGACCTCCACAGCCACTATACATCTCACTCTCATTGAAGGCACTCCTCCCAGTGTTCCTGCTATGGTCCAAAACGACAGTGTGGAGGTCTTTGAATGGGACATAGCCATTATCATAGTCCTATCAGGGAGCTGCTCCCTCCTCTTGCTAGCCATCATCTTAATCACTACCACCTGCAGTCGACGCaaacgggagaagagagaggcGGGATACAGTGAAAATGAAGACATGCCACATGTGGAGAAGGGGGAGAGCAGACAAATTGATTCATTGATCACCAACCACAAAAGCAATGTGTTTGATGTGCACCCTTTTCCTGAGAAAGCACCGTTGGCCTCAAGCAACACAATAAAAACAGCCCCTGACGATGGAAGACAAGAAAAAGAGTGTGTCTTTGACAACAGAATAATGGAGGGTAAATTGGAG GGTTATTCGACACTGCCTGGCTATAGGAAAGAAACTCTCAGACCCATAACCATATGGAAGGGTAATTCATTCACAACCATCTCTGCGAGAGATCCTCAGTTCAGTGGAAAGGACAGTGGGAAAGGAGACAGTGACTTTAACGACAGCGATTCTGACATCAGTGGAGATGGCCACAAAAAAGACTCTCCACCGATAAACA GTCTCTGGGCCTGCACCAGTGAGTGTAAAATCCTAGGCCACTCAGACCGATGCTGGAGCCCCTCTGCCACTAGAGCCAATACTAGCCTCTCCCATGGACCACACCTCTCAACCTTCTCCAAGACAGCCTCTCTGCCGCGAAACACTCTGCAAAGAGACGCCTACTACCAACAGGCTCACCTACCCAAAATCAATGGTCTGCAAAGTGTCTATGAAAAAGTCCAGCACCAAGAATTGGATTATATTCTggtttgtccaccaacaccagccaGGATACTAGAGACTGATGAGATATCCCTCCCAGAGTATGGACAGTCCTAA
- the cnmd gene encoding leukocyte cell-derived chemotaxin 1 — translation MGETSEKVPIAEDFEQCLPPAYSTSATKTPVAVGRLLRFGAAALIAGAVLMLCGSIGAFYLWKASDRNVYNVHYSMSINGKVEEGSMEIDSDNNLERFRTGSGNDEALEIHDFHIGITGIRFSGGEKCYIKSQIKANLPEVETLNKESLMFDLEDEIMPVKFDEESLMWVAADQPLKDSSFLSTKILDLCGDLPIFWLHPTYPKDGVRRKRDTQRAKRQFDMEEFEAAAEERNTVSRAENSTSKRATEEEGSAATGSAYNPENPYHRNQEGEEGTMTFDPMLDHQGICCSECRRSYTHCQRICEPLGGHWPWPYNYRGCQVACRVILPCRWWVARILGIV, via the exons ATGGGAGAGACTTCGGAGAAAGTCCCAATTGCAGAGGACTTTGAACAATGCCTACCACCT GCATACAGTACGTCGGCCACGAAGACCCCCGTTGCTGTTGGTCGTCTCTTGAGATTTGGGGCTGCGGCTCTCATTGCCGGGGCAGTGCTGATGCTTTGCGGATCCATTGGAGCTTTCTACCTCTGGAAAGCCAGTGACAGAAAT GTGTACAATGTACACTACAGTATGAGCATCAATGGAAAGGTGGAGGAGGGTTCCATGGAAATCGATTCCGATAATAATCTGGAAAGGTTTCGAACTGGGAGTGGAAATGACGAGGCGTTGGAGATTCATGACTTTCACATT GGAATTACAGGAATCCGGTTCTCTGGAGGGGAGAAGTGTTATATTAAATCGCAAATCAAGGCCAATCTTCCAGAGGTGGAGACGCTCAACAAGGAGTCATTGATGTTTGACCTG GAAGATGAGATCATGCCAGTGAAGTTTGATGAAGAGTCTCTGATGTGGGTGGCTGCTGACCAGCCCCTGAAGGACAGCAGCTTCCTCAGCACCAAGATCCTGGACCTTTGTGGAGACCTGCCCATCTTCTGGCTCCACCCCACCTATCCTAAAG ATGgagtgaggagaaagagagacacccaGAGAGCCAAGCGTCAGTTTGACATGGAGGAGTTTGAGGCAGCTGCTGAGGAGAGGAACACAGTGAGCCGTGCAGAGAATAGCACCTCCAAGAGAGCCACAGAGGAGGAGGGCTCAGCAGCCACCGGCTCTGCCTACAACCCAGAAAACCCCTACCAT CGCAatcaggagggagaggagggcaccATGACCTTTGACCCAATGCTAGACCACCAGGGGATCTGCTGCTCAGAGTGCCGACGCAGCTACACCCACTGTCAGAGGATTTGCGAACCGCTGGGCGGCCACTGGCCTTGGCCCTACAACTACAGAGGCTGTCAGGTAGCTTGTCGAGTGATTCTGCCTTGCCGCTGGTGGGTGGCCCGCATATTAGGTATTGTGTAA